The window GCGCCTATGAATTGAAAGAGCATCTGGAAATTCCATACCGCGTTGTGCTGGATGAAGCGATTGAGCTGGCCAAGCACTTTGGCGGCGCAGACAGTCACAAATACATCAATGGCGTATTGGACCGTTTAGCCAGCAGCCTCCGCGCAGCGGAAAAGCAGCAAGCGCAGTAAGACGCGCGGTAAGCAGTATGGCTGAGTTTTCGATCATCGACACCTATTTCAACCGCAGGAATGCCTGTTCCGCCGATTTAGGCGTCGGTGATGACTCGGCCCTGCTCACCCCGCCGCCGCAGCAGCAATTGGCCATCTGCGCCGATACGCTGGTTGCCGGCAGGCATTTCCCCCTTGAAACCGATCCGCACGCCATCGGCTGGAAATCTGTTGCAGTCAACCTCTCTGACATTGCCGCCATGGGCGCCAAACCGCACAGCATTTTACTGGCGCTGAGCCTACCCCAAATTGATCATGACTGGCTCAAAGGCTTCAGCCAGGGCCTGCATGACTGCTGTGATCAATTCGGCGTGAGCTTAATCGGCGGCGACACTACGCAAAGCCCGCACCTCACCATTACCGTGACCGCCTTAGGCTGGATTGAAGCCGGCAAAGCCGTGACCCGCTCCGGCGCCCAGCCCGGCGATTTAGTCTGCGTCAGCGGCACGGTCGGCGACGCTGCTTTCGGCCTGCAGCATTTAGGCCATCCGCTGCAGAAGCGCCTGGACTACCCGACCCCGCGCTGCCTGCTGGGACAGCAGCTGAAAGGCTTAGCCTCCAGCATGATTGATGTCTCTGACGGCCTGGCGCAGGATTTAGGGCATATCCTGGATGCATCAGGCGTCGGCGCAGTTCTGCACCTGGAAAAGCTGCCCATCGATCCTGAAGCAGCAAAATTAGAACAAGAAAAGCAATGGCATTTGGCCCTGGCGGGTGGAGATGACTATGAATTATGCTTTACAATAAGCTCGCAGAATTACCAAAAACTTTTGCAACAACAATTAGATGTAAATCTTACGATAATTGGGGAAATTACCCAGAATTTGGGATTAACTTTTTTACAGAATGGCGTAAATTGTTCCATTCAATTTCAAGGGTATCAACACTTTGCATAAACCGGCAATCAACTTTAAGCAAATGAGCTGGCTCAACCGCTGTGTTGTTTTCTGCGGCGTCGGCTTCGGCTCCGGACTTGCGCCGAAAGCGCCGGGCACTTTCGGCTCAGCATTTGCCTTACTGTTTATTCCGCTTTGGCTTGTAATCGGCTTTTCTGGCACCATCATTGCAGTTGCGCTGATGTCGCTTATCGGCATTTATATTTGCGGACAAACTGCTAAAGTTATGGGCGTGCATGATGACGGGCGGATTGTCTGGGACGAGTTTGCCGGCCAGTCCCTGACTTTCCTGCCGTTGCTGTACCTTGGAGCAATGAACTGGTTCTGGGCCCTGGCCGGGTTTGCCCTGTTCAGGCTTTTTGATATCTGGAAGCCATGGCCAATCCGCGTGATTGACCGCCAGGTCGGCGGCGGCTTCGGCATCATGCTGGACGATATCATTGCCGGTGCCTGGGCTGCGCTCTGCATCTGCATGTATTTTTATTTCACTTCTATATGATCAATATTCCTGGGATCTGACATGTCTACTAGCGTTATCATTCTTGCCGCAGGCAAAGGAACCCGCATGCGTTCCAGCCTGCCGAAAGTCTTGCAGCCTCTGGCAGGACGTCCTTTGCTTGGACATGTGATTGAAACTGCAAAAAAACTTCAAGCCGATAAGATTATTGCCATTTACGGGCACGGCGGCCCACTGGTTCAAAATGAATTTGCCCAAGAGCAGGTGCAGTGGGTGGAACAGGCCGAGCAGCTCGGCACCGGCCATGCGGTCAAAATGGCGCTGCCGGCCCTGCCTCAGGACGGCCTTGCGCTGATTTTATCCGGCGATGTGCCGTGCATTACTCAGCAAACGCTGCAGAAGCTGCTGGATGCATCGCAGGCCTCGGGCATCGGCTTAGTGACCTTAACCCTGCCGGACGCTTCAGGCTACGGCCGCATTGTGCGTGAAAACGGCAATATTCAGGCGATTGTCGAGCATAAAGACGCCTCCGATGCGCAGCGCCAGATTCAGGAAATCAATACCGGCATTTACTGCGTCAGCAATGCCAGGTTGCATCAGTGGCTGCCGAAGCTATCCAATAGCAATGCGCAGGGCGAATACTACCTGACCGATATTGTCGCCATGGCGATTGAAGACGGACTGGAAGTGGCTTCAGTTGAACCTGAAATGGCATTTGAAGTGGAAGGCGTCAATGACCGCGTGCAGCTGGCAGCCTTGGAGCGCGAATATCAGGCGTTTCAAGCTAAACGGCTGATGCAGCAGGGCGTGCATTTAATCGATCCAAGCCGCTTTGACTTGCGCGGCCAGCTGACTGCAGGCCAGGATGTGCGGATTGACATCAACGTGATCATTGAAGGTGACTGTGAGCTGGGCGATAATGTCGAAATCGGCGCAGGCTGCGTGATCAAGAACACTAAAATCGCGGCCGGCACCAAAGTGCAGCCCTACAGCGTATTTGACAATGCGGTTGTCGGCGAAAATGCGCAGATTGGCCCATTTTCACGCCTGCGCCCAGGGGCGAAACTGGCCAATGAAGTGCATATCGGCAACTTTGTTGAAGTGAAGAACTCCAGCATTGGCCTTGGCTCCAAAGCCAACCACTTTACCTATTTGGGTGATGCCGAAGTCGGCGCCGGCTCCAACATCGGCGCGGGCAC is drawn from Acinetobacter sp. WCHAc010034 and contains these coding sequences:
- the thiL gene encoding thiamine-phosphate kinase, which produces MAEFSIIDTYFNRRNACSADLGVGDDSALLTPPPQQQLAICADTLVAGRHFPLETDPHAIGWKSVAVNLSDIAAMGAKPHSILLALSLPQIDHDWLKGFSQGLHDCCDQFGVSLIGGDTTQSPHLTITVTALGWIEAGKAVTRSGAQPGDLVCVSGTVGDAAFGLQHLGHPLQKRLDYPTPRCLLGQQLKGLASSMIDVSDGLAQDLGHILDASGVGAVLHLEKLPIDPEAAKLEQEKQWHLALAGGDDYELCFTISSQNYQKLLQQQLDVNLTIIGEITQNLGLTFLQNGVNCSIQFQGYQHFA
- a CDS encoding phosphatidylglycerophosphatase A; this encodes MSWLNRCVVFCGVGFGSGLAPKAPGTFGSAFALLFIPLWLVIGFSGTIIAVALMSLIGIYICGQTAKVMGVHDDGRIVWDEFAGQSLTFLPLLYLGAMNWFWALAGFALFRLFDIWKPWPIRVIDRQVGGGFGIMLDDIIAGAWAALCICMYFYFTSI
- the glmU gene encoding bifunctional UDP-N-acetylglucosamine diphosphorylase/glucosamine-1-phosphate N-acetyltransferase GlmU; translated protein: MSTSVIILAAGKGTRMRSSLPKVLQPLAGRPLLGHVIETAKKLQADKIIAIYGHGGPLVQNEFAQEQVQWVEQAEQLGTGHAVKMALPALPQDGLALILSGDVPCITQQTLQKLLDASQASGIGLVTLTLPDASGYGRIVRENGNIQAIVEHKDASDAQRQIQEINTGIYCVSNARLHQWLPKLSNSNAQGEYYLTDIVAMAIEDGLEVASVEPEMAFEVEGVNDRVQLAALEREYQAFQAKRLMQQGVHLIDPSRFDLRGQLTAGQDVRIDINVIIEGDCELGDNVEIGAGCVIKNTKIAAGTKVQPYSVFDNAVVGENAQIGPFSRLRPGAKLANEVHIGNFVEVKNSSIGLGSKANHFTYLGDAEVGAGSNIGAGTITCNYDGANKFKTIIGDAAFIGSNSSLVAPVVIGNGATVGAGSVITRDVADNSLAFERSKQVAKEDYQRPQKIKK